In Polynucleobacter sp. es-EL-1, the following are encoded in one genomic region:
- the rpoC gene encoding DNA-directed RNA polymerase subunit beta' — MKALLDLFKQTQGDEQFDVIKIGLASPEKIRSWSFGEVRKPETINYRTFKPERDGLFCAKIFGPTKDYECLCGKYKRLKFRGVICEKCGVEVTLAKVRRERMGHIELAAPVAHIWFLKSLPSRLGMVLDMTLRDIERVLYFEAYVVVDPGMTPEGAMKRGQIMSEDEYYAKTEEYGEGAFTAIMGAEGIRDLLRSIDIDREVETIRAELKATGSDAKIKKYAKRLKVLEAFQTSGIKPDWMIMEVLPVLPPELRPLVPLDGGRFATSDLNDLYRRVINRNNRLKRLLELRAPEIIVRNEKRMLQEAVDSLLDNGRRGKAMTGANKRPLKSLAEMIKGKSGRFRQNLLGKRVDYSGRSVIVVGPTLKLHQCGLPKLMALELFKPFIFNKLETLGIATTIKAAKKEVESQTPIVWDILEEVIREHPIMLNRAPTLHRLGIQAFEPMLIEGKAIQLHPLVCAAFNADFDGDQMAVHVPLSLEAQMEARTLMLASNNVLFPANGEPSIVPSQDVVLGLYYATRDKINGKGEGMVFANITEVIRAYEAGQVELASRVAVRITEFEIVDKKAEGDARFAEKTKIYQTSVGRAILSEILPKGMSFEEINKPLKKKEISRLINTSFRKCGLRETVIFADRLLQSGFRLATNAGISVAIDDMLIPTSKERIITEASTKVKEYDKQFMSGLVTNQERYNNVVDIWGAAGDQVGKAMMDELSHVDVLDRNGKTVRQESFNSIYMMADSGARGSAAQIRQLAGMRGLMAKPDGSIIETPITANFREGLNVLQYFISTHGARKGLADTALKTANSGYLTRRLCDVTQDLVVIEEDCGATSGVTMKALVEGGEIIEALRDRILGRVCIGDIVHPDTQEVIVPNDTLLDEDHVDQIVALGIDEVKVRTVLSCLTRFGLCAKCYGRDLGRGGLVNVGEAVGVIAAQSIGEPGTQLTMRTFHIGGAASRALVASNIEAKSNGALKFSGTMRVVKNAKGEQIVISRSGEALIVDDNGRERERHKVPYGATLLLKEGAAVKAGASLATWDPLTRPIISEYAGIARFDNVEEGVTVAKQVDEVTGLSTLVVIDGKRRSAASKGVRPVINLVDDKGDDVMIAGTDHPVNIGLQVGALITVKDGQKVEVGEVLARIPIESQKTRDITGGLPRVAELFEARSPKDAAVLAKVTGTVSFGKETKGKQRLVITDMDGEANEFLIPKEKQVLVHDGQVVNKGEMIVEGPADPHDILTLKGIEELAIYIVDEVQDVYRLQGVKINDKHIEVIVRQMLRRVQVTDPGDTSFITGEQVERSKLYDANDAAIAAGKHPAQFENVLLGITKASLSTDSFISAASFQETTRVLTEAAIMGKTDTLRGLKENVIIGRLIPAGTGLSYRRARKVREQFERDRAQMIAAEEEAMADMPVEIEAEVIAPAGEADPS; from the coding sequence ATGCGGTAAATACAAGCGCTTAAAGTTCCGTGGCGTTATCTGTGAGAAGTGTGGCGTTGAAGTTACGCTTGCTAAGGTACGTCGTGAGCGCATGGGCCACATTGAGTTGGCAGCCCCTGTAGCGCACATTTGGTTCTTGAAGTCTCTCCCATCCCGTTTGGGCATGGTTCTCGATATGACATTGCGTGATATTGAGCGTGTTCTCTACTTTGAGGCATATGTAGTCGTTGATCCTGGCATGACACCTGAAGGCGCTATGAAGCGTGGCCAGATCATGTCTGAGGATGAGTACTATGCGAAGACTGAAGAGTACGGCGAAGGTGCCTTTACAGCTATTATGGGCGCGGAAGGTATTCGTGATCTCCTGCGTTCGATTGATATCGATCGTGAAGTAGAGACGATTCGCGCGGAATTGAAGGCGACTGGTAGCGATGCCAAGATCAAGAAATACGCTAAGCGCTTAAAAGTGCTCGAGGCCTTCCAGACTTCAGGTATTAAGCCTGACTGGATGATCATGGAAGTGTTGCCAGTATTGCCACCAGAGTTGCGCCCATTGGTGCCATTGGATGGCGGTCGCTTCGCTACTTCCGATTTGAACGACCTCTATCGTCGCGTGATTAACCGTAACAACCGTCTCAAGCGTTTGTTAGAGTTGCGTGCGCCAGAGATCATCGTTCGTAACGAAAAACGTATGTTGCAAGAAGCGGTTGACTCATTGCTCGACAACGGTCGTCGCGGTAAGGCTATGACTGGCGCTAACAAGCGTCCTCTCAAGTCCTTGGCTGAGATGATTAAAGGTAAGAGCGGTCGTTTCCGTCAAAACTTGTTGGGTAAACGTGTTGACTACTCAGGTCGTTCAGTCATCGTGGTTGGCCCAACATTGAAATTGCATCAGTGCGGCTTACCAAAATTGATGGCCTTGGAATTGTTCAAGCCATTCATTTTCAACAAGCTTGAGACTTTAGGAATTGCAACCACGATTAAGGCTGCGAAGAAAGAAGTTGAGAGTCAGACTCCAATCGTTTGGGACATTCTCGAAGAAGTGATTCGTGAACATCCAATCATGCTCAACCGTGCGCCTACATTGCACCGTCTTGGTATTCAGGCTTTCGAGCCAATGCTGATTGAAGGTAAGGCAATCCAATTGCACCCATTAGTCTGCGCAGCATTTAACGCCGACTTTGACGGTGACCAAATGGCGGTTCACGTTCCTTTGTCGCTCGAAGCACAAATGGAAGCACGTACATTGATGTTGGCTTCGAATAACGTATTGTTCCCAGCTAACGGCGAGCCATCTATCGTTCCTTCACAGGACGTGGTGTTGGGTCTGTACTACGCTACTCGTGACAAGATTAACGGTAAAGGCGAAGGCATGGTCTTCGCTAATATCACTGAAGTAATTCGTGCATACGAGGCTGGCCAGGTTGAATTGGCTTCCCGCGTTGCTGTACGTATTACTGAGTTTGAGATTGTGGACAAAAAAGCAGAGGGCGATGCCCGTTTTGCAGAAAAGACCAAGATCTATCAAACCTCAGTTGGCCGTGCAATCTTGTCAGAAATTTTGCCTAAAGGCATGTCTTTCGAGGAAATCAATAAGCCTCTGAAGAAAAAAGAAATCTCACGTTTGATCAACACTTCATTCCGTAAGTGCGGTCTTCGTGAAACCGTCATTTTTGCTGACCGCCTCTTGCAGTCTGGTTTCCGCTTGGCGACTAACGCTGGTATCTCGGTTGCGATCGACGATATGCTGATTCCAACTTCTAAAGAGCGCATCATCACTGAAGCTTCTACTAAGGTTAAAGAGTATGACAAGCAGTTCATGTCAGGCCTCGTAACCAATCAAGAGCGTTATAACAACGTGGTTGATATTTGGGGTGCCGCTGGTGACCAAGTTGGTAAAGCGATGATGGATGAGTTGTCACACGTTGACGTACTCGACCGCAACGGTAAAACTGTGCGTCAAGAATCTTTCAACTCCATCTACATGATGGCGGATTCTGGTGCGCGTGGATCTGCGGCGCAGATTCGTCAGTTGGCTGGTATGCGTGGTTTGATGGCTAAGCCTGATGGCTCCATTATTGAAACCCCAATTACTGCGAACTTCCGTGAAGGTTTGAACGTGTTGCAGTACTTCATCTCAACCCACGGTGCTCGTAAAGGTCTGGCTGATACAGCATTGAAGACAGCGAACTCTGGTTACTTGACACGTCGTTTATGCGACGTAACTCAAGACCTCGTGGTTATTGAAGAAGATTGCGGCGCAACTTCTGGCGTAACGATGAAGGCGCTTGTTGAAGGTGGCGAAATTATCGAAGCATTGCGTGACCGTATTTTGGGTCGCGTCTGTATCGGTGACATCGTTCACCCTGACACACAAGAAGTCATTGTTCCTAATGACACATTGCTCGACGAAGATCATGTTGATCAAATCGTTGCCTTGGGTATCGACGAAGTTAAAGTTCGCACAGTGTTGTCATGCTTAACTCGCTTTGGCTTGTGCGCTAAGTGCTACGGCCGTGATTTAGGTCGCGGTGGTTTGGTGAACGTTGGTGAGGCAGTTGGTGTTATCGCTGCTCAGTCCATCGGTGAGCCAGGCACACAGTTGACGATGCGTACCTTCCACATTGGTGGTGCAGCATCACGTGCTTTGGTTGCAAGCAATATTGAAGCCAAGTCCAATGGTGCATTGAAGTTCTCTGGCACGATGCGTGTTGTGAAGAACGCCAAGGGTGAGCAGATCGTGATTTCACGTTCTGGCGAAGCCTTGATCGTTGATGACAACGGTCGCGAGCGTGAGCGTCATAAAGTGCCTTACGGCGCAACTCTCTTGTTAAAAGAAGGTGCAGCTGTTAAGGCTGGCGCAAGCTTGGCAACATGGGATCCGTTAACACGTCCAATCATTTCTGAGTACGCTGGTATTGCTCGCTTCGACAACGTTGAAGAAGGCGTTACTGTTGCTAAGCAGGTTGATGAAGTTACTGGCCTCTCCACTTTGGTGGTGATTGACGGTAAGCGTCGCTCAGCTGCAAGTAAGGGCGTTCGTCCAGTGATCAACTTGGTTGATGACAAGGGTGATGACGTGATGATTGCTGGTACGGATCATCCAGTAAATATCGGTCTCCAAGTGGGCGCTTTGATTACCGTTAAAGACGGTCAAAAAGTGGAAGTTGGTGAAGTATTGGCGCGTATTCCAATCGAATCACAGAAGACTCGCGACATTACCGGCGGTCTGCCACGCGTTGCCGAATTATTCGAAGCGCGTTCACCAAAAGATGCTGCTGTATTGGCTAAAGTTACTGGAACTGTTTCCTTCGGTAAAGAAACCAAAGGTAAACAACGTTTGGTGATTACCGATATGGATGGCGAAGCTAACGAATTCTTGATTCCTAAAGAGAAGCAAGTCCTCGTTCATGACGGTCAAGTTGTGAATAAGGGTGAGATGATTGTGGAAGGCCCAGCCGATCCACATGACATCTTGACGCTCAAGGGCATCGAGGAGTTGGCAATCTACATCGTTGACGAAGTTCAAGACGTTTATCGTCTCCAGGGTGTGAAGATTAATGACAAGCACATTGAAGTAATCGTGCGTCAGATGTTGCGTCGTGTTCAGGTAACTGATCCAGGCGATACATCCTTCATTACTGGCGAGCAAGTTGAGCGTTCTAAGTTGTATGACGCAAACGATGCTGCGATCGCTGCAGGTAAGCACCCAGCTCAGTTCGAGAACGTATTGTTGGGTATTACCAAAGCATCCTTGTCGACCGACAGCTTCATTTCAGCGGCTTCTTTCCAAGAAACCACCCGTGTATTGACCGAAGCCGCAATTATGGGCAAGACCGATACACTCCGTGGCCTCAAGGAAAACGTCATTATTGGTCGCCTGATCCCTGCTGGTACTGGCTTGTCATACCGCCGTGCACGCAAGGTCAGAGAGCAATTCGAGCGTGATCGCGCTCAAATGATTGCTGCCGAAGAGGAAGCAATGGCTGATATGCCTGTAGAGATAGAGGCTGAGGTGATTGCTCCTGCTGGGGAGGCTGATCCGAGCTAA
- the rpsL gene encoding 30S ribosomal protein S12: protein MPTINQLLRKPRTRLTVKSKSPALQNSPQRRGVCTRVYTTTPKKPNSALRKVAKVRLTNGFEVISYIGGEGHNLQEHSVVLIRGGRVKDLPGVRYHIVRGSLDLQGVKDRKQSRSKYGAKRAKKAA, encoded by the coding sequence ATGCCAACAATTAATCAATTATTACGCAAGCCAAGAACACGGCTGACCGTTAAAAGTAAGAGCCCTGCGCTGCAAAACAGCCCGCAGCGCCGTGGTGTTTGTACACGTGTGTACACAACCACTCCTAAAAAGCCTAACTCTGCGCTACGTAAAGTAGCTAAAGTTCGCTTAACCAATGGTTTTGAAGTGATTTCATACATTGGTGGCGAAGGCCATAACCTCCAGGAACACTCAGTAGTGTTGATTCGTGGCGGTCGTGTAAAGGATTTACCAGGTGTTCGCTACCACATCGTTCGTGGCTCACTTGACTTGCAAGGTGTTAAAGACCGTAAGCAGTCACGTTCCAAGTACGGTGCCAAGCGCGCTAAGAAAGCTGCTTAA
- the rpsG gene encoding 30S ribosomal protein S7: MPRRREVPKREILPDPKFGNVEVAKFMNVLMLDGKKSVAERIVYGAFDHIEKKANKEPLEVFSTAMGNVKPMVEVKSRRVGGANYQVPVEVRPSRRSALAMRWVREAAKKRGEKSMAQRLANELLEAAEGRGGAMKKREEVHRMAEANKAFSHFRF; this comes from the coding sequence ATGCCACGTCGTCGTGAAGTTCCCAAACGGGAAATCCTGCCTGATCCAAAATTCGGCAATGTAGAAGTAGCAAAATTCATGAACGTCCTCATGTTGGACGGTAAGAAATCGGTTGCAGAGCGTATCGTTTACGGTGCCTTTGATCACATCGAGAAAAAAGCAAACAAAGAACCACTCGAAGTTTTCTCAACAGCTATGGGCAACGTTAAGCCAATGGTTGAGGTGAAAAGCCGTCGTGTTGGTGGCGCTAACTACCAGGTTCCTGTTGAAGTTCGCCCATCACGCCGTTCTGCTTTGGCAATGCGCTGGGTGCGCGAAGCCGCTAAAAAGCGCGGTGAAAAATCGATGGCTCAACGTTTGGCCAACGAATTATTAGAAGCTGCAGAAGGTCGCGGCGGAGCAATGAAGAAGCGTGAAGAAGTTCACCGTATGGCAGAAGCTAACAAAGCTTTCTCACATTTCCGCTTCTAA
- the fusA gene encoding elongation factor G — protein MARKTPIDKYRNIGISAHIDAGKTTTTERVLFYTGVNHKIGEVHDGAATMDWMEQEQERGITITSAATTTFWKGMAGNFPEHRINIIDTPGHVDFTIEVERSMRVLDGACMVYCAVGGVQPQSETVWRQANKYQVPRLAFVNKMDRTGANFFKVYDQMKMRLKANPILIQIPIGAEENFKGVVDLVKMKAIYWDEASQGTKFTYEDIPAELQASAEEWREKMLEAAAESSEELMEKYLGGEGLTEEEIKAALRQRTIANEIVPMLCGTAFKNKGVQAMLDAVVELLPSPLDVPPVPCELEDGTPTTREASDNAKFSALAFKIMTDPFVGQLIFFRVYSGVMKSGDTIYNPIKGKKERVGRLLQMHANEREEIKEVFAGDIAAAVGLKDATTGETLCDPDSIVILERMVFPEPVISQAVEPKTKADQEKMGLALNRLAQEDPSFRVKTDEESGQTIISGMGELHLEILVDRMKREFGVEATVGKPQVAYRETIRKVCEEIEGKFVKQSGGRGQYGHVVLKLEPQAPGKGFEFVDAIKGGVVPREYIPAVEKGIIETLNSGILAGYPVVDIKATLFFGSYHDVDSNENAFKMAGSMAFKDGMRKAAPVLLEPMMAVEVETPEDFMGNVMGDLSSRRGILQGMDDIPGGGKIVRAEVPLAEMFGYSTGLRSLTQGRATYTMEFKHYSEAPKNVAEAVMAAKAK, from the coding sequence GTGGCACGTAAAACCCCTATCGACAAATACCGCAATATCGGTATTTCTGCGCACATTGACGCAGGTAAGACAACAACAACAGAACGCGTTTTGTTCTACACCGGTGTTAATCACAAAATCGGTGAAGTTCATGATGGCGCTGCAACCATGGACTGGATGGAGCAAGAGCAGGAGCGTGGTATCACGATTACTTCTGCTGCTACTACAACGTTCTGGAAGGGCATGGCTGGTAATTTCCCAGAGCACCGCATCAATATCATTGATACCCCAGGACACGTAGACTTCACTATTGAAGTTGAGCGTTCAATGCGCGTTTTGGATGGCGCTTGCATGGTTTACTGTGCAGTAGGCGGTGTTCAGCCACAATCTGAAACTGTTTGGCGTCAAGCTAATAAGTACCAAGTTCCCCGTTTAGCATTCGTAAACAAGATGGACCGTACTGGTGCGAACTTCTTCAAGGTCTATGACCAAATGAAGATGCGCCTCAAAGCAAATCCTATCTTGATCCAGATTCCAATCGGCGCAGAAGAAAACTTCAAAGGTGTTGTGGACTTGGTAAAGATGAAGGCCATCTATTGGGATGAGGCTTCACAAGGTACTAAATTTACATACGAAGATATCCCTGCTGAATTGCAAGCATCTGCTGAAGAGTGGCGCGAGAAAATGCTCGAAGCTGCTGCAGAGAGTTCAGAAGAGTTGATGGAAAAGTATCTTGGCGGCGAAGGCTTGACCGAGGAAGAAATTAAAGCAGCATTACGTCAGCGTACGATTGCCAATGAAATCGTTCCAATGTTGTGCGGAACAGCATTCAAAAACAAAGGCGTTCAGGCGATGTTGGATGCGGTTGTTGAATTGTTGCCTTCACCATTAGACGTTCCACCAGTTCCATGTGAATTGGAAGATGGCACACCGACAACACGTGAAGCTTCCGACAATGCGAAGTTTTCAGCATTGGCATTTAAGATCATGACTGACCCATTTGTTGGCCAGCTCATCTTCTTCCGCGTTTACTCGGGCGTAATGAAATCTGGCGACACAATCTACAACCCAATTAAGGGCAAGAAAGAGCGTGTTGGTCGTTTGTTGCAGATGCATGCAAACGAGCGTGAAGAAATCAAAGAAGTATTCGCTGGCGATATCGCAGCAGCAGTTGGTCTAAAAGATGCAACTACAGGCGAAACATTGTGTGATCCAGATAGCATCGTTATTTTGGAGCGCATGGTATTCCCAGAGCCAGTGATCTCTCAAGCAGTAGAGCCAAAGACAAAAGCTGACCAAGAAAAAATGGGTCTTGCTTTGAATCGCTTGGCACAAGAAGATCCTTCTTTCCGTGTGAAGACAGACGAAGAGTCTGGCCAAACCATTATTTCCGGTATGGGCGAGCTCCACTTGGAAATTTTGGTTGACCGTATGAAGCGTGAATTCGGTGTTGAGGCAACTGTTGGTAAGCCACAAGTTGCCTACCGCGAAACCATTCGTAAGGTTTGCGAAGAGATCGAAGGTAAGTTTGTTAAGCAATCTGGTGGTCGTGGTCAATACGGTCACGTGGTATTGAAGTTGGAGCCACAAGCCCCAGGTAAAGGTTTTGAATTCGTTGACGCTATTAAGGGCGGTGTAGTTCCACGTGAATACATTCCTGCGGTAGAAAAAGGAATTATCGAAACATTGAACTCCGGTATTTTGGCTGGCTATCCAGTTGTAGATATCAAGGCAACATTGTTCTTCGGTTCATACCATGACGTTGACTCCAATGAAAACGCATTTAAGATGGCGGGTTCAATGGCGTTCAAGGACGGTATGCGCAAAGCAGCACCAGTGTTGCTTGAACCAATGATGGCTGTTGAAGTTGAAACACCAGAAGATTTCATGGGTAACGTAATGGGTGACCTCTCATCACGTCGCGGTATTTTGCAAGGTATGGATGACATTCCAGGGGGCGGTAAGATCGTTCGCGCTGAAGTGCCATTGGCAGAGATGTTTGGTTACTCAACTGGCTTGCGCTCGTTGACCCAAGGTCGCGCTACCTACACCATGGAATTTAAGCATTATTCCGAAGCACCTAAGAACGTTGCTGAAGCAGTGATGGCTGCTAAAGCGAAGTAA
- the tuf gene encoding elongation factor Tu — MAKEKFERTKPHVNVGTIGHVDHGKTTLTAAIATVLSKAFGGEAKAYDQIDAAPEEKARGITINTAHVEYETANRHYAHVDCPGHADYVKNMITGAAQMDGAILVCSAADGPMPQTREHILLARQVGVPYIVVFLNKCDMVDDAELLELVEMEVRELLSKYDFPGDDTPIVQGSAKLALEGDEGPLGKEAIMKLAEALDTYIPTPERAVDGAFLMPVEDVFSISGRGTVVTGRIERGIVKVGEEIEIVGIKPTLKTTCTGVEMFRKLLDQGQAGDNVGILLRGTKREEVERGQVLAKPGSITPHTHFTAEVYILGKDEGGRHTPFFNNYRPQFYFRTTDVTGSIELPKDKEMVMPGDNVTITVKLIAPIAMEEGLRFAIREGGRTVGAGVVAKILA; from the coding sequence ATGGCAAAAGAAAAGTTTGAGCGGACAAAACCGCACGTAAACGTAGGCACAATCGGTCACGTTGACCACGGTAAAACTACCTTGACAGCAGCGATCGCTACAGTGCTTTCCAAAGCATTTGGTGGCGAAGCAAAAGCATACGATCAGATCGATGCTGCTCCAGAAGAAAAAGCACGCGGTATTACGATTAATACAGCACACGTTGAGTATGAGACAGCCAATCGTCACTACGCACACGTGGATTGCCCAGGACATGCTGACTACGTTAAGAACATGATTACTGGTGCTGCTCAGATGGACGGCGCAATTTTAGTTTGCTCTGCAGCTGACGGCCCAATGCCACAAACTCGTGAGCACATCCTCTTGGCACGCCAAGTGGGCGTTCCTTACATCGTCGTGTTCCTCAACAAGTGCGACATGGTTGATGACGCTGAATTGTTAGAGCTCGTAGAAATGGAAGTTCGTGAGCTTTTGTCTAAGTACGACTTCCCTGGCGATGACACACCAATCGTTCAAGGTTCTGCTAAGTTAGCTTTAGAAGGCGACGAAGGCCCATTGGGTAAAGAAGCCATCATGAAGTTGGCTGAAGCACTCGATACTTATATCCCAACTCCAGAGCGTGCTGTTGACGGCGCGTTCTTGATGCCAGTAGAAGATGTGTTCTCTATCTCCGGTCGCGGTACTGTAGTGACTGGTCGTATCGAGCGCGGTATTGTTAAAGTCGGTGAAGAGATTGAAATCGTTGGTATCAAGCCAACCCTCAAAACCACTTGTACTGGTGTTGAAATGTTCCGCAAATTGCTCGACCAAGGTCAAGCAGGCGATAACGTTGGTATCTTGTTACGCGGTACAAAACGTGAAGAAGTTGAGCGCGGCCAAGTATTGGCTAAGCCAGGTTCAATCACCCCACATACTCACTTTACAGCCGAGGTTTACATCTTGGGTAAAGATGAAGGTGGTCGTCATACACCATTCTTTAACAACTATCGTCCCCAGTTCTACTTCCGTACAACGGACGTAACAGGTTCAATCGAGTTGCCAAAAGACAAAGAAATGGTGATGCCTGGTGATAACGTCACAATTACCGTCAAACTCATCGCTCCAATCGCGATGGAAGAAGGTTTACGTTTTGCAATCCGTGAAGGTGGCCGTACTGTTGGCGCCGGTGTGGTTGCAAAGATTTTGGCTTAA
- the rpsJ gene encoding 30S ribosomal protein S10 yields the protein MQNQKIRIRLKAFDYRLIDQSAAEIVDTAKRTGAVVKGPVPLPTRIERFDILRSPHVNKTSRDQLEIRTHLRLMDIVDPTEKTVDALMKLDLPAGVDVEIKLQ from the coding sequence ATGCAAAACCAAAAAATTCGTATTCGTCTTAAAGCATTTGATTACCGCTTGATCGACCAGTCTGCAGCTGAAATCGTTGATACAGCTAAGCGCACTGGTGCTGTTGTTAAGGGTCCAGTACCTTTGCCAACACGTATTGAGCGCTTTGATATTCTGCGTTCACCACACGTAAATAAGACTTCACGTGATCAGTTAGAGATTCGTACCCATCTGCGTTTGATGGATATCGTTGATCCTACAGAGAAAACTGTGGATGCTTTGATGAAATTAGACCTCCCAGCAGGTGTGGACGTCGAAATTAAGTTGCAGTAA
- the rplC gene encoding 50S ribosomal protein L3 — MSLGLIGRKIGMTRLFTDEGEAIPVTVIDVSDNRIAQIKTQATDGYDAIQLAHGTRRATRVTKAMAGHFAKAGVMAGNGLNEFPLDAAKIAEMTAGQVIPAEAAFTAGQKVDVQGVTIGKGYAGTIKRYHFASGRASHGNSRSHNVPGSIGMAQDPGRVFPGKRMTGHLGDVTRTVQNLVIARIDAERNLIMVKGAIPGAPGGKVIVTPAVKTPLKKK; from the coding sequence ATGAGCTTAGGCTTAATCGGTCGCAAGATCGGCATGACCCGTCTATTTACGGACGAAGGGGAAGCAATTCCTGTCACCGTAATTGACGTGAGCGACAACAGAATCGCTCAAATCAAGACCCAGGCAACTGATGGCTATGATGCTATCCAGTTGGCACATGGCACACGTAGAGCTACTCGCGTTACCAAAGCAATGGCTGGACACTTTGCAAAAGCAGGTGTGATGGCTGGTAACGGTCTCAATGAATTCCCATTAGATGCAGCAAAAATTGCAGAAATGACAGCCGGACAAGTAATTCCTGCTGAAGCTGCTTTCACTGCTGGTCAAAAGGTGGACGTGCAAGGCGTAACAATTGGTAAAGGCTATGCCGGTACCATTAAGCGTTACCACTTTGCTTCTGGACGCGCATCACACGGTAACTCACGTTCACATAACGTGCCAGGTTCTATCGGTATGGCGCAAGATCCAGGTCGTGTTTTCCCAGGAAAGCGCATGACTGGCCACCTTGGTGACGTTACACGTACAGTTCAAAATTTAGTCATCGCACGCATTGATGCAGAACGCAATCTCATCATGGTTAAAGGCGCTATTCCAGGCGCCCCAGGCGGTAAAGTTATTGTTACTCCAGCGGTGAAAACACCGTTGAAGAAGAAATAA
- the rplD gene encoding 50S ribosomal protein L4 has protein sequence MELKLLQDNGTLGAGVQASPEVFEREYNEALVHQVVVAYQANARSGNRAQKDREQVKHTTKKPWRQKGTGRARAGMSSSPLWRGGGRIFPNSPEENFSQKVNKKMYRAGMRSILSQLAREGRLNVVDQFNLDAPKTKVLADKVKAMGLDSVLIIVDQVSENLYLASRNLHKVAVCEPQHADPLALVQYKKVLVSKAAIAKIEELLK, from the coding sequence ATGGAACTTAAGCTTCTCCAAGACAACGGAACTTTAGGTGCGGGCGTTCAAGCCTCACCAGAAGTTTTCGAGCGCGAATATAACGAAGCATTGGTACACCAAGTTGTTGTGGCTTACCAAGCAAATGCACGTAGCGGTAACCGTGCACAAAAAGACCGTGAGCAAGTTAAGCACACAACCAAAAAACCTTGGCGTCAAAAAGGTACTGGTCGTGCACGTGCTGGTATGAGCTCTTCCCCGCTGTGGCGTGGAGGTGGTCGTATATTCCCGAATTCTCCAGAAGAGAATTTCAGCCAAAAAGTAAACAAGAAAATGTACCGCGCTGGTATGAGATCTATTTTGTCTCAGTTAGCACGCGAAGGTCGTTTGAATGTTGTTGACCAATTTAATCTTGATGCTCCAAAGACTAAAGTTTTAGCTGACAAAGTTAAAGCAATGGGCTTGGATTCAGTCTTGATCATCGTTGATCAGGTTAGCGAGAATTTGTACTTGGCATCACGCAACTTGCATAAGGTTGCAGTATGTGAGCCACAGCACGCTGATCCATTAGCTTTAGTTCAATACAAAAAAGTATTGGTAAGCAAAGCAGCGATCGCAAAAATTGAGGAGTTGCTGAAATGA
- the rplW gene encoding 50S ribosomal protein L23, with product MSQVRKNDHSLMKVLLGPVISEKATMVAEKNEQVVFQVTRDANKSDVKQAVELLFKVQVDSVQIVNQKGKPKRYGRFEGRRDHTKKAYVSLKPGQEINFEAEAN from the coding sequence ATGAGCCAAGTCCGTAAAAACGATCACAGCTTGATGAAGGTTCTGCTTGGACCGGTTATCTCTGAAAAAGCCACTATGGTTGCAGAGAAAAACGAACAAGTGGTATTCCAAGTTACACGCGACGCTAATAAGAGCGATGTAAAACAAGCAGTTGAGTTGCTCTTCAAAGTGCAGGTTGACTCTGTTCAAATCGTGAATCAAAAAGGTAAGCCAAAGCGCTATGGCCGTTTTGAAGGTCGTCGTGATCATACTAAGAAGGCCTACGTTAGCTTGAAGCCAGGTCAAGAAATTAACTTTGAAGCGGAGGCGAATTAA